A single Anopheles arabiensis isolate DONGOLA chromosome 2, AaraD3, whole genome shotgun sequence DNA region contains:
- the LOC120895149 gene encoding alpha-sarcoglycan, whose translation MDKMFKMTVLLFAALLTTASLALGKETTYKTDDVSVSELFSLRIEPRMFNWTYEGLSEQFLYRSSLEGYPDLPSWIRYMYSPEYHSGFLYGTPPLRTADTRVPIEIIALNRLTYETKRLILMLAIHRKQPAKHVIQMKIDNLNWVHMMDPGRIENLKNIFRNDLWLESRPDLHVIFMDSAVKLGARLPLRPQQREGVVVHLGSSAEFSKRMLELQEEVKPLYKISSCTYKRTSVQTTFENSGFKLDWCAFRMVATEDDIKALPHHPNESHKHGAGRKEHQHFQLPHSFPDKWDAPLKSEVPERNYSDEIAISFAIPGMIFALLLCGLTIILCFQHEKLHDDDSEYYFNYVFYICTDFLRMQKSSRTEYSPAAPNVQMVHYSPDDIKSTIKLKSLRDVPFDDTHSISPTDSFYREGSPHIGNMYMRPKPPPYKLAGNANSPTLKRNGNVVLLILCKAKAIFSLCCLHTATLF comes from the exons ATGGATAAAATGTTCAAGATgacggtgttgttgtttgctgcccTGCTGACGACCGCATCGCTAGCCCTCGGAAAGGAGACGACCTACAAAACGGACGATGTGTCCGTGTCGGAGCTCTTCTCGCTGCGTATCGAGCCGCGTATGTTCAACTGGACTTACGAAGGGCTGAGCGAGCAGTTTCTGTACCGTTCTTCGCTTGAAGGCTATCCGGATCTGCCGTCCTGGATTCGCTACATGTACAGCCCCGAGTACCATTCCGGCTTTCTGTACGGTACACCTCCGCTTCGGACGGCCGATACGCGGGTGCCGATCGAAATCATTGCCCTGAACCGGCTGACGTACGAGACGAAGCGGCTCATACTGATGCTTGCCATCCACCGGAAGCAACCAGCCAAGCACGTAATCCAGATGAAGATTGACAACCTGAACTGGGTGCACATGATGGATCCGGGACGCATCGAGAACCTGAAGAACATCTTCCGCAACGATCTGTGGCTGGAGAGTCGGCCCGATTTGCACGTCATTTTTATGGATTCTGCCGTGAAGCTGGGTGCACGGTTACCGTTGCGTCCGCAGCAAAGGGAAGGGGTGGTAGTACACCTTGGCAGCAGTGCCGAGTTCTCGAAACGCATGCTGGAACTGCAGGAAGAAGTGAAGCCCCTGTACAAGATATCGTCCTGCACGTACAAACGAACCTCCGTGCAGACGACGTTCGAAAACTCGGGATTCAAGCTGGACTGGTGTGCTTTCCGGATG GTTGCTACGGAAGATGATATAAAAGCGCTTCCGCATCATCCCAACGAAAGCCATAAGCATGGTGCAGGTCGGAAGGAACATCAGCATTTTCAACTGCCACACAGTTTCCCGGACAAGTGGGATGCACCGCTCAAGTCCGAGGTGCCGGAGCGTAACTATAGCGACGAGATTGCCATATCGTTTGCCATTCCGGGCATGATATTTGCTCTGCTGCTGTGCGGTCTCACCATTATCCTTTGCTTCCAGCACGAGAAACT GCATGACGACGATTCAGAGtattatttcaattatgtTTTCTACATTTGCACTGATTTTCTTAG AATGCAAAAATCTTCCCGTACCGAGTACAGTCCAGCCGCACCGAACGTACAGATGGTGCACTACTCTCCGGATGACATCAAGTCCACGATCAAGCTCAAGAGTCTGCGCGACGTACCGTTCGATGATACCCACTCGATCAG TCCGACCGATAGCTTCTATCGCGAGGGCAGCCCCCACATTGGCAACATGTACATGCGCCCCAAACCTCCCCCATACAAGCTGGCGGGCAATGCCAACTCGCCAACGTTGAAGCGCAATGGGAACGTTGTTCTGCTAATTTTATGTAAAGCAAAGGCAATCTTCTCACTTTGCTGCTTACATACTGCAACCCTCTTTTAG